In Vigna angularis cultivar LongXiaoDou No.4 chromosome 8, ASM1680809v1, whole genome shotgun sequence, the DNA window ATACATAAGTAGATAAATACACTTTTAAATCAAAAGggaaaatcaatcaaataataataaagaatattaaaaaaaatgaacaaatatGTTATTCCATTagaaatgtataattttttatttatataacacAATATAACTTCGAgttataacatattatatatattattaaatattagtgTATAAATAGactttgataaaagaaaaaataccgTTTCAAGTATTTTGGTGTATAATAGGTAAATTTACCAGTAAACGTGTCTTCTTACATTAGGAGGAAATAGAAGAAGCCTGATTGATATAGAGAGATAACCCTACTTTAACACTACAACCACGAAACTGAATACATAAATTTGGAGTATCCAGATAATATTAGGTCTTCAAATGTAACTGTTTAAGCAAACCTTTTCATGTTTTACTGGTAACTTCAACGCGGCTCTAGGTCGACAATCTCAGAAAAAAGATCCAACATCAACTTATCATTATCCTTGCAACTATTGTGGTGCTCTCCAAGATCAAGCACATGGTCAATATCTTCCTGTGTTGCACCTTGGTCGGCACTCTCTTCTTCCAGTTTCAGTGCAGACTCTAACATCAAAACGACATCGTTCATGGAAGGCCTCTGCATACCCTCTTGTGATAAACAACTCACCCCAATCTCACAAAACTTGGCCAAACAATCAGGAGCGATCTTCTCCTTCAATATGGGGTCCATAATCTCCGTCACTGTCCCATTTTGACAACAATATCTTGCCCAATTAGCCAGTGACACCTGTTCGATTTCTTCAGTATGGATAAGAGGAGAACGGGCACAGAGCACCTCAAACAACACCACCCCAAAAGAATACACGTCAGACTTCTCCGTCAGCCGCCGTCGAATGTAATATTCCGGATCCAAATACCCAAAGCTGCCTTTCACGGCGGTGCTCACATGGGCCTTCGACATCTCATTCGGCCCAATTCTGGATAGTCCGAAATCCGAAACCTTCGCCACCCATCTCTCATCCAACAAGATGTTCGTCGTTTTCACGTCACGGTGGATGATCATGTGCTTCGCGCCACTGTGAAGATAGCGTAGCCCGCGGGCAACGCCAATGCAAATCTTCAACCGCTGCTTCCATGAGAGAGGGGGGTTATCAGTGCCGTAGAGATGGTCGCGGAGGTTTCCACATCCCATGAACTCGTAAACGAGGATCATCTCGTTGTTATCGCAGCAGTAACCGATGAGTGAGACGAGATGGCGGTGGCGGAGTTGCGAGAGCATCTGGATCTCGTTAACGAACTCGCTGGCCCCCTGCTGGGAACCCTGTCTAAGGCGCTTGATAGCAACGGGGACTGAGCCGTCGTCGATGAAGCCCTTGTACACGTGTCCAAATCCACCGTCGCCGACGACGAAGGAGTTGTCGAAGTTTTTGGTGGCAGCTTTGATCTCGACGAGGGAAAACCGACGGCACTGATCAGAAGGCACAGAAAAGTTCCGACGGGTGGTTGACTTGGTCGTTGAGAACAACAGTGCACTCCACTTGGAAGTGGTCAACGACAGGATAAAGAAAACTACAAGCGAGATGAAAACGACACCGGAAACTACCCCCGCCGTGATACCAATATTCGTTGCGATTCCGCTGCTGGTATTTCCGTTTTGGCCGGGAACGTTGTTCTGTGGAGTCTGAACCGGTTCCGGGTTGGGTCCGGCTAGGTTGTTCGAATCACTGATTTTGAAGATCTCGAGACCGTTCAGGAAGGCGTCGCTGTATCTCGTATCCACACTGCTTTCGTAAGGATGCATTTGAAGCGAGAGATTAAACTTTTTCTGAGCATCATTCTTGGGAATCAAAATAGCATAGTTTTTATGCACAGCTAGACCTTTTTGTTTCTGACTCCATTTCATTACATCTGCACCTGGTTCAGCCAACTGGCTCGCTATGTAAATATAGAACTGCCTGTCACCGATGTCATTGATATGAGGATCAAGCTCGCAGAAATGGAGTCTGACAACGTAAGTGAAGCCACAATCAACGGGGAACACCCAAGTGAGGTTGGACATTTTATTCAGAGTGGCGTTTGTGCCCATGTTACGCGCTGTTCTGAACAGTTCCTTTGGTGCGACGTAATCGGGATTCACGGTTATGTTCATTTTCCCATCCATGTCACCTGGTAGATCATCATTATTTGGATTGCCTTTGATAAAGTAACGTTCTTCGGCAGCCCAATTCCTGAACAAACCGGTGTCGTATTGTGGCGGGATTTCTTGTTCTCCGGTTTTGATTCTATACTCAGTCTGAAGAGCAAAGCTGGTTTCAACGCTGTACAGCGTGCTAGTTCCGATCATCGTGAACCCTGTCTCATTTTCTAGTGTGTAATATAAATCGGTTGGCATAGAAAGTACCTCGATTCCATTGACGAAAGCGTAGGAGTTTGGAAGCGAGGGAGTGAAGGTGAGGATAAGCCCCTTATCGTCGTTGACATTGACCACGTATTCTTTGAAGATAGTGTCGGTGGCTTGAGCGTCTGCGTTAAGAGAGGCGTTGAAAGCTTCAAGAAGAGTGAATTGGTTGGATTGAACGGTGAAGGATGCGTGGGTGCGGGGAAAGGAAGGGTAATCGGCAGGGTAGAAGAAGAGGCGAAGGAATTTGGTGCCTGCGGAGAGTTGGAAGGAGTAGTTGAATGGGGAACGGGACAAGCGTGCGGTGGAGAAGGGTATTTTATTGGTGGAAGAAGACTGTGTTGTTGCCTTCTCTGAAACAGAGCCGTCTTGGAAAGTAAAGAACATTGGGTCTGTGTCGCCGGCCCACATTCTTTGACCATCGGAGGACATTCCGGTGGAACCGCAACTGATAGGGAGAACTTCCGATGGGATATAGGCTTGGAGGTGTGTGAAGAAGTGTAGAAGGAAGAAGAGTAATGTGAAGGAGGTGGTGACAGTAAGGAACTTCATGGTTTGCGGCTAGCAGGGGATTGGAGTTATGAGGGCTTAGCATTGTAGAATGATTGGTACTGTAGTTGGGAAGGAGGGGAAGAAAGGGTTCTTGATTGTTTGCTAGTGAAAGACTTGGACCAGTCAAAGTAAAAAATATGTGGAGTTGAAAGAATTCTACATATCTCTAATATGGGACTAATTACTTGcttatatcttaaaaataaaatcaaattgtcAATCCAAATAACACATGTGATTATGTCATgctaatacttaaaaaaaatgattcatAATGAAAGTATACGTTTATcaacattttaaaatgaatattaaggATTAACAATATCAATTTGAAATTTAGGAAGAATAAATGTTGATAATTTGTAGAAACTACAATTAAAACTTACTTATGCTATAACAACTAGAAtagtattttcaaatttttacaaatataaaaaaaaagtgatagaCACTTGTTGAATTTTATGGGAATTTGTCTcctaatttttatgtaaaaaattacCAAAAACAAACAAGATTTATGTAGAGATATCAAAACGGTAACTCGGTTTGAATCGGTTCGGCTCACTACGGGTTAGTCACTTAGTGAGCTAACCCAACTtgactcacttattagcgaactgaaaaaaatttgaattcagACTAACCtatcacgggttggtgggttaaatatgttgacTCACTCaatcacttaattataattttttttaaataaaaaaaattatatatttttttaattcaaatctaaacaaatttttcTCTATCTCCAAAGATAATtcgaagtaaaaaaaaaagtatcatacaatccaagcataatccaaaaacaagcacaaaagacAATTCAAAGTAAAAAGAAAGTATTATACAATTCAagcataatccaaaaacaagcacaaaaggtgaacaaataataagtttttaatattaataatttttatatcacttttccatctataatattagagccttgaatagataaatatataatatttttctctcttgaaacatcttattttttttatctcatctaccatataataaaaaaaatgctaattaataatattgaaacacaaaataataaataattaaattaaattatgtggGTTGGTGAGCTAACCcggtccaccacgggttcaactcgGATGAACCAAGTTCTAAGTGAGCCGAGTTGAAAACTAATCcgcataaaaaattatatttttttaaacacaaCCTGACTCAAACCCATGGTGGACCAAATTGGCTCACCAATTAcaatccattttgacaacactagaTTTGAAATCTGAATCCACAGATAATTTGTCCAACGGTTTATAAATTAGATAGAActttaaattttggaaaaatCTCCTGCAtaattgtcaaagaaatttgtagaaaattttcctgtaaaatattttgttcaaaATACACAAAtccttgtttttcaaaatttcatatatttaggTTTTCCACAAATCTTAAACTCATAAGTAAATTTGTTGTAAAATTTAAGTTAAACTTATGATTTGTGGATAATTTCATGCTAATTTAATATGCAAAAACAGTAGGTAAGAACATTAcgcaaattaaaataatgaaaatagtttatatttgacgaaataattcataaatttatcaataCATACTTAATTAGTAAAAAggtattaataaaaattaatgttttatatacCTATCCAACCTAACAAATATGTTAAAAACTATAACCCAACAAAAACTTATTTACTGATATAGACCTAAAGtgattaataatataagaagaaatatttgttagctGTATATTATTGTTACatggtgagtcgggttggggTATGGAGAAGAGTGCGCAGCCGTTCGGACACGACAGTCGTTAAGCAGTGTTTAAGTGCAATTAATACGGTAACTGCTATTGATGAATGGTTAGTGTTgacattaatgaccattaagaagTAAATTAATAGGTGTGATTCTtgtaaactctataaatagaggtgtaaTTTTGGGGTAagacatttttttcataatttgattACTTTAGACCTTcatatgaaacatatctgatttgagcgtcagagtgtcttctgtAGGTCAACCCCCCTCAAACCGATCGGTCACCCAAAACAGTGAGAGGAGCGAACGTTCGTCCAAGCAGGAGAAACAAGATCCATCCTCGTCCCAATCCAACAGAAACATTTTGGTGCTCGGTTAGGAACGATTTTCGTAACTCTCACCTGAGCCAATTTGACTTAGGGAACattctaagtgaactcctagagtcTGTCGCTCAGTGAGGAACATTTTGTAACTCTTACCTGAACCAATTCGACCTAGGGAACGTTCTAACTAAACTCCTAGAGTCTGTCGCTCGGTAAAGAACATTTTTCGTAACTTTCACCCGAGCCAATTCGACCTAGGGAACattctaagtgaactcctagagtGTGTCGCTCAGTAGGAATGTTTTTTGTAACTCTCACCCGAGCTAATTCGACCTagggaacgttctaagtgaactcctagagttTGCGCTTGCTGGGGAACATTTTCGTAACTCCCACTTGAACCAATTCGACCTAGGGAACATTTCAAATGAACTCCTAGAGTCTAATGCTTGGTGAGGAACGTTTTTTGAAACTCACCTAAGCCAATTCGAACTAAGTGAGCTTCTAGAGTCTACCACTCGGGTCGTAATGCACTAGAGCTTATGCGACCTGAGGAACGTCCTAGAGTGAGATACTAGGGTCTAAATGATTGGTAGAATGTGAAAGCTAAAGAATGAATGGAAGAAAAGGTAAGGTAATGCGTAGATTCATTCTTAAAGTTGAATACAGAAGTTAAGggtcaaataattatataaaccCTTGAATAAAAAGTggataaaaactattaaaactaGGCATTCTCCCCTTCGGCCTCTTCAATATTTTCAACTACCACCGGCTGAGGCTCGGCAAAAGGAGCGATCGGGGTTGAAGTCTTAGGGATATTACGAAGGGGTACATTAACAAGTTTACCCTCGACCACCATTTTCATAATGTCAAAGCGAGGATCGTCTAGAAGCACTTGGTAGAAGAAGTTACACTAGGCGATCACTTGGTTGAAACCAAGGACATGTTCGTTGATAACTTCTTCGCCCaagaatttattttcatcatcgAACTTCTGTACTCTACTACATAGGGAATCTCGCTAGGCTAGAAGATCATCTCTTTCAGTAACCAACTTCTTATTCTTCTCACCCGAACATTGAAGATCCAGCTTCAAGTCATCGTTGGATATTTGCAGTTGGCATGTGATGGTGCGAGCCTCACCGAGTAAAGTTTTGGCTTTCGTTTTTTCGTTTGCAACAACCTTCTCAACTTCTGCTACCTGAAGGGTAAGCTCTTCGTTTGACTTCATAGTTGCATCAAGCTTTTCTTGAAGAGCTTTTAACTTTGCGGAGGCAACAACTTTCCTCCTAGCAGCAATGTAAGCCATGCACACTGATAACACTCTAGATTTGCATATTTTTCTTGGTTAAAATTCGTTTCTTAGGTTTCTTTAGTCTTTAATTCTTTAGAAATAGAATAGATTAGTTTAAATACCTAAAAAtagctttttaaaaaaaagttggttaattttctctttttaggtaaataaatttagattttaaagAATTAGGTTCTTTTCTGtgttagaaaacaaaataaaaatattttttttaggttatattttttcatatacatatttttttcttgcaaatttaatttttgaacttTGGTTAACTGTGGAGAGCTAATTGGACTGAAAATGCTACTGGGCTACTAGAATTTTGCATTTGCTATCTTCTCAAAGCCAGATTCATCACCAGCTCAGTATAGCATATACAAGGCCGACTTGTCTTTAGCTCGAACGACCTTCAACACATTCAATTGGGCACTTGAATATCCTTCTGTGCTAGCCAGTTCCTCATACCCAGTCTCGACTACATCCCAATTATCTTTGGAGCCGAGAAGGGCCTTTATCTACACCTTCTAGTTGTCATAGTTAACGTCTTTTGTCAACTTGGATAGTGGGATGTCATTAGTTAGACTTGTCATCTCTCTTAAGTTTTACACTCAACTTACACACCTCACAAAACTCTCAGTCGCTCCTCTCTGTCTCTGCCAACGCACACCACAACGTTCTCTCTTTAGCTTATTAGGGTCTCTTACTTTCactttacacacacacacacactctgATGCCAATTTGTTGGCAACACGAAGGCAAAACTTGGCCGCCGTTTTAAACTCTCTatctttcttttgcattttttcaaataaattgttACAAGTATTTATTGGCAAAAGGTTTGTATCTTCAAATGCCAGAGATAAATCATGATGCCTACTAAATAAGTCTTCCACCTAAAACCATTAATACTATTCTAGGAATACCAACCAGcaagaaataaaatttctaatttaagtTTTACAATAGTGTGCAGTGGAACTTGATTGGTTGAAGGAGAATGTGTTGGCACCTTGTCTGAAACGGTGGTGTCTTGGGAAGATAAGTACTTTGTGTCTCCATCGCCGGTCCACGTTCTTTGATCGTTGGAGGAGTTCCCGGTGGTGCCGCAATTGATGGTGAAAACTTCCTCTACGATAAAgtgtgtcgcaaccggaatcgcgacgggacgacgatccaaaaaagaaaaacgacAGTTtgtgaaaaagagatttggagtcgccaccatagtttcttctggaaaactacggaaaaaccatgaaatgataaggcatggtctacaAAAATGAGATTCTGGGTTCGAGAGTCAGTTacatgtagggaaggtattagcatcATACCCCGCCTGcgctaaggcagtacctttaactaaatacgtgaatatgatgtggttttcaaaatgtttaactatcccctaaaataaaactctaaagaaacaaaatatattttttagttttttgtgcccaacaaggattgaccttgctcctgcGTATTCTCATTAAAATGAGGAATCatggttacgtagttcttttagaaagtgcttgaaaattttgtttgaggaaTTGTTTTTGAGATTTGTTTAAgaaattgattataaataaatttggatttttggggaagtgaacctgacaaggactagccttgctcctacgtatctccacttttgatggagaatcaaggatcacatAGTTCTGGcttt includes these proteins:
- the LOC108345996 gene encoding receptor-like protein kinase FERONIA, translating into MKFLTVTTSFTLLFFLLHFFTHLQAYIPSEVLPISCGSTGMSSDGQRMWAGDTDPMFFTFQDGSVSEKATTQSSSTNKIPFSTARLSRSPFNYSFQLSAGTKFLRLFFYPADYPSFPRTHASFTVQSNQFTLLEAFNASLNADAQATDTIFKEYVVNVNDDKGLILTFTPSLPNSYAFVNGIEVLSMPTDLYYTLENETGFTMIGTSTLYSVETSFALQTEYRIKTGEQEIPPQYDTGLFRNWAAEERYFIKGNPNNDDLPGDMDGKMNITVNPDYVAPKELFRTARNMGTNATLNKMSNLTWVFPVDCGFTYVVRLHFCELDPHINDIGDRQFYIYIASQLAEPGADVMKWSQKQKGLAVHKNYAILIPKNDAQKKFNLSLQMHPYESSVDTRYSDAFLNGLEIFKISDSNNLAGPNPEPVQTPQNNVPGQNGNTSSGIATNIGITAGVVSGVVFISLVVFFILSLTTSKWSALLFSTTKSTTRRNFSVPSDQCRRFSLVEIKAATKNFDNSFVVGDGGFGHVYKGFIDDGSVPVAIKRLRQGSQQGASEFVNEIQMLSQLRHRHLVSLIGYCCDNNEMILVYEFMGCGNLRDHLYGTDNPPLSWKQRLKICIGVARGLRYLHSGAKHMIIHRDVKTTNILLDERWVAKVSDFGLSRIGPNEMSKAHVSTAVKGSFGYLDPEYYIRRRLTEKSDVYSFGVVLFEVLCARSPLIHTEEIEQVSLANWARYCCQNGTVTEIMDPILKEKIAPDCLAKFCEIGVSCLSQEGMQRPSMNDVVLMLESALKLEEESADQGATQEDIDHVLDLGEHHNSCKDNDKLMLDLFSEIVDLEPR